Genomic segment of Rhodocaloribacter litoris:
CCATGAGCACCGGATGCTTCGCCTGCGAGATGGCCGTGTTCATCAGCACGGCGTCCATGCCCAGCTCCATCGCCACGGCGGCGTCCGAGGCCGTCCCGACGCCGGCATCCACGATGACCGGCACCGACACCTGCTCGCGGATGATCTGCAGGTTGTACGGGTTGCGGATGCCCATGCCCGACCCGATCGGCGCTCCCAGCGGCATCACGGCGGCACACCCCATGTCGGCCAGCTTGCGCGCCGTGATGGGATCATCGTTCGTGTACGGCAGCACGACGAAGCCGTCCAGCAGCAGCTGCTCGGCTGCCTTGAGCAGTTCGGGCACGTCCGGGAAGAGGGTCTCGTCGTCGCCGATGACCTCGAGCTTGATCCAGTTCGTCCCCAGCGCCTCGCGGGCCAGGTGGGCCGTCAGCACGGCTTCTTTCGCCGTAAAACACCCGGCTGTATTGGGCAACAGGGTGTACCCGTCTTCTTCCAGAAGCGAGAGAAGATCTTCCCCGTCGTCGCGGTCCAGGTTGGCGCGCCGGATGGCCACGGTCACCAGCTCCGCTCCGCTGGCCCGCAGGGCCCGGCGCATCGTCTCCGGATCCGGGAAACGCGCCGTCCCCACGATCAGACGGGACGAGAAGGTTCTATCGGCGATCTTGAGCATGAGCGATGGAAGGGTTGAAGGATTCGGAAAGTACGAGCCGCACGTTGCGGGCGAGACGGGCCGGGTTCCTGCGCGTCTCCGGGGAATCGAGGCTCCCGGAAGGGTTCATCCGCCCTGGGTGGCGCGAATGATCTCGACGCGATCCCCTTCCGACAGCGCAACGTCGTCCCAGCGATCGCGGGGCACGACGGCGTCGTTGACGGCCACGGCCATGCCCCGGCCGTCCGTCGCATAGTCGAGTGCCCGGAGCAGCGTCGCGATGGACGTCGCGTCCGTCTCCAGCGGCCTGCCATTGACGATCAACTTCATGGGGTGGGGTGGGTCTGAAACCGTTCCGGGCGAAAGGGGCGGGTGCTCTCCGGGATGGTTCCGAAGACGATCTCCGCCGCCAGGTTTTCTACCGTCACGGGGGTGAGCAGGATTCCGTTCCGGTAGTGACCGGTGGCGTAGTAGAGCCCTTCGAGACCGGCCTGCCCGATGATCGGGGCATGGTCGCGGCTGGCGGGTCGCAGGCCGGCCAGCACTTCGCGCACGGGCAGGTCGTAGATGCACGGGACCACCTCCCAGGCATCCTCCAGCAACTCTTTGACGGCGCCGGCCGTCGGCTCGGTGTCGAACCCCTTCTCCTCGGTAGTGGCCCCCAGGCGGATCGTCCCCTCCTCCTTGGGCACCAGGTAGACGCGAGGCGAGCGGATCATCCGGGTGAGCCGGCAGGCGGGATCCACGCCGAGGGTGAGGATCTGCCCTTTCACCGGGCGCACCGGGGGGCGCAGCGCCTCCGGAAGGCCCGGCACCTGGCCGGACCAGCAGCCGGCCGCCACCACCACGGCGTCGAGCGGATGCGTTTCCGCAGCCGTCTGCACGCCCCGCACGCGGTCGCCCTCGACCAGGACGCGCTGCACGGCGGTGCCCTCCAGGAGCCGCCCGCCCCGGCGGAGAAAGGCCTCCCGCAACGCGGCGACGAGGAGGCGGTTGTCGATCTGGGCGTCATCCGGGAGCCAGATGGCCGAGACGACGCGGGGGGCAAGCAGCGGCTCCCGCTCGCGGGCCTCCGTGCCGGTGATCATCTCCACCGGCAGGCCCAGTTCGCGCCGGAAGTCGTAGAGGCGCCGGAGATGCTCGGTATCGTCCCGGTCGACGCCGACCATGAGGGTGCCGCAACGATCCAGCCGGGGCACGCGGCCGGCGTCTTCGGCCAGGCGGTCCAGGAAGGCCGGGAACAGGTTCAGGCTCTGCTCGCCCAGCCGCATCAGCGGCAGTTCCTCGAACCCCACCTCGGCATACGGGGCCAGCATCCCGGCCCCGACATAGCTGGTCCGGGCCCCGGCACGGTCCCGCTCGAACACGACGACCTCAAGGCCTTCCCGGCGCAGTCGCCACCCGAGGGCCAGCCCGATGATCCCGCCGCCGACGATGCCGATCCTCATGACGCCGGCACGGAAGTCATCGCCTCCTGCAACGGCCAGGCCTCACGCCGGTAGGCGCTGTCCCAGAACATCCATTCCAGCAACGTGGAGTGGACGAAGGCTTCTTCCATCTCCTTCCGCTGCGCTTCCGAGGCGGCCCCGGCCACCTCGTCGGCGATCTCGATGGCCCGCTCCACGCTCCGGTTGAACGCCTCGCCGGCATACGTGTCGATCCAGGCCCGGTAGGGGTTATCCGGCGCGGCCCGGCGGTAGACGGCCATCCCCACCTCGCGGTAGATCCAGAAGCACGGGAGCACGGCCCCGATCAGGCCGGCATAACTCCCGAGGAGCGCCTTCGAAAGCAGAAAGTGGGTATAGGTGAAGCAGGCCGGCGCCTTCACCACGTCCAGCTGCGTGTCGTACTTCGCATAGAAATCCTCGTGCAACTGCCGCTCCACGGCGATGGCGCCCACGGCGAACTCGAGGAACGACTGCATGTGCGCGTTGTCGGCGGCCCGGGCCCCGGCCAGCGCCAGCGCCCGCGTGAAGTCGGACAGGTAGAGGGTGTCCTGCTTCAGGTAGAAAAGAAACGTGTCCCGCGGGAGCGTGCCGTCGGTCAGCTCGCGGATGAACGGGTGCGCCAGGGTGGCCTCGTAGATCGGCTCGATGCGTTT
This window contains:
- a CDS encoding thiazole synthase, translating into MLKIADRTFSSRLIVGTARFPDPETMRRALRASGAELVTVAIRRANLDRDDGEDLLSLLEEDGYTLLPNTAGCFTAKEAVLTAHLAREALGTNWIKLEVIGDDETLFPDVPELLKAAEQLLLDGFVVLPYTNDDPITARKLADMGCAAVMPLGAPIGSGMGIRNPYNLQIIREQVSVPVIVDAGVGTASDAAVAMELGMDAVLMNTAISQAKHPVLMAEAMRKAVEAGRLAYEAGRIPRRLYARASTPMEGRIELAGSV
- the thiS gene encoding sulfur carrier protein ThiS, which gives rise to MKLIVNGRPLETDATSIATLLRALDYATDGRGMAVAVNDAVVPRDRWDDVALSEGDRVEIIRATQGG
- the thiO gene encoding glycine oxidase ThiO, with product MRIGIVGGGIIGLALGWRLRREGLEVVVFERDRAGARTSYVGAGMLAPYAEVGFEELPLMRLGEQSLNLFPAFLDRLAEDAGRVPRLDRCGTLMVGVDRDDTEHLRRLYDFRRELGLPVEMITGTEAREREPLLAPRVVSAIWLPDDAQIDNRLLVAALREAFLRRGGRLLEGTAVQRVLVEGDRVRGVQTAAETHPLDAVVVAAGCWSGQVPGLPEALRPPVRPVKGQILTLGVDPACRLTRMIRSPRVYLVPKEEGTIRLGATTEEKGFDTEPTAGAVKELLEDAWEVVPCIYDLPVREVLAGLRPASRDHAPIIGQAGLEGLYYATGHYRNGILLTPVTVENLAAEIVFGTIPESTRPFRPERFQTHPTP
- the tenA gene encoding thiaminase II, which produces MTFTDRLWKRIEPIYEATLAHPFIRELTDGTLPRDTFLFYLKQDTLYLSDFTRALALAGARAADNAHMQSFLEFAVGAIAVERQLHEDFYAKYDTQLDVVKAPACFTYTHFLLSKALLGSYAGLIGAVLPCFWIYREVGMAVYRRAAPDNPYRAWIDTYAGEAFNRSVERAIEIADEVAGAASEAQRKEMEEAFVHSTLLEWMFWDSAYRREAWPLQEAMTSVPAS